Sequence from the Sphingomonas sp. SORGH_AS_0950 genome:
GGGCCTGTCGGTCCGATCCCTTCCTACCAGCGATTGGGGTTGTCCCCGACCTCTTCCACTATCCATAGTGGAAAATCCCGGCGATCACCGCAAGGGGGGTAAAGCGCGGAAAGGGGGTTGGTTGCGACGAATGGCGGTCGTCAAAGCGGTGTCGAAACCCGCGACGCATGGATGTCTGCGGGGTTCGCGAAGCGCAAGCCCCAAAGAAATATTTTTGAGCGCCGACGGCGCCCGCCCCGGTCAGCCGAGCGACAACCAGAACAGCGCCGCCAGCCCGGCCAGGGCGACCAGCATCTGGGGCGGGCGCAGCCGCGCGAAGTGGCGCGGCGCACCGCCCCACCGGGCGAGCCAGGGATCGGTCAGCGCGATCGAGGCATAGCCGATCAGCAACAGCGCAAAGCCCGTCGCCGGCCCCGCGACCAGCGCCAGCAGCCCCAGCGAGAAGCGCAGGATCATGGTCAGCATCTGCGACACATGGGGCCCGCCGGGCGTGAAGAAGCTCAGGCCGCGCGCCACGCCCGCCAGGAAGATCAGGATCGCCGCCCCCCAGATCTGCCCGATCAGCAGCGCCAGCGGCACCTTCGCCCAGGCGGCCAGCGCCGCGATCGGTAGGACCAGCACCGGCCCATAGCCGAAGATCAGGCTGAGCGGGGGAATGCGCGCGTCGGCGGTCTCCGCCATGGGGAGGGGGCCGGGGGCGGGGGACGGTGCGGGGCAAGACATGACGGCGCGAACGTGCGGCGACCCTTTCCTATCCCGCCATCCGCCTCATGCCGATCGGTGATGCGGCTCGGCCTCGTCGCGCGCGACCTCCAGCCAGGGGTGGTCGTCGGGCAGCGGGGTGGCGAAGGCGATGCCCACCCGCCCTTCGCGCTCCCAGCGGATATAGCCGCGCAAGGGCGGGTTGACACCCAGCCGGACACCCACCGCAGCCCCACCCACGATATAGGCGGGGGGCAGTCCCTCGATCATCATGCCGGTGGTCGACAGGTCGCGAAGCCGGACATCGACGGTCGCCCCGCCCGAGACGATCTGCGCGACGCGCAGGACCTTGGTGCGCGGCCGACGGTGCGACTTCATGCCCACCGGCGTGGCGCGCGCGCCCTGTTCGCCCAGCAGGCGGTGGACCTCCTCCACGCCGCTCGGCTTGCCATAGACATAGCCCTGGATATGGCTGCACCCCAGATCGCGGATCAGCGCGATCTCGTCCTGCAACTCGACGCCCTCGGCGGTCGTCTCCATGCCCAGCGTGTCGGCCAGCGTCACGATCGCGCGGATGATCGCGGCATTGCGGCTGCCGGTCCCGACCGCGCCGCGCACGAAGGACTGGTCTATCTTGATCTTGTCGAACGGCGCATGGCGCAGATAGCCGAGCGAGGAATAGCCGGTGCCGAAATCGTCCAGCGCCAGCCGCACGCCCAGCGCCTTGAGCGCCACGAACTGGCGCTGCGATTCCAGATCGTCGTTCAGGAAGACGCTCTCGGTGATCTCCAGCTCCAGCCGCGACGGGGCCAGTCCCGATTGCTCCAGCGCCTGACCGATCAGCACGGGCAGATGCGGCTTGGCGAACTGGATGGACGAGACGTTGACCGCCACCCGCGCGGCACGCGGCCAGCTCGCCGCCTCGAGACAGGCGGTGCGCAGCACCCATTCGCCGATCTGTTCGATCAGGCCGCATTCCTCGGCCACCGGTACGAACTGCGCGGGCGAGATGTCGCCCTGGGTCGGATGGGACCAGCGCAGCAGCGCCTCGAACCCGACAATCTCTTCGTCGCGGGTCGACACGACCGGCTGATAGGCGAGGCGGAACTGGTTCTGCGCGATGGCGGTGCGCAGATCCTCCTCCATCCGCTTGCGGCTGCGCGCGCCCTCCAGCATCGCCTCGGCATAGAATCGGTGGACGCCGCGCCCGTCGCCCTTGGCGGCATAGAGGCCCAGATCGGCGTTGCGGATCAGCGTCTGCGAGTCGGCGCCGTCCTGGGGCGCGATGGCGATGCCGATCGAACAGCCGATCGTCACGTCATGGCCCTGGATGCCATAGGGTTGCGACAAGGTATCGATGATGACCCTGGCCAGCGCCGCCAGCCTTTCGCGCGAATCGGTGCCGGGCAGCAGGATCTGGAACTCGTCGCCGCCCAGACGGCCGACCAGCCCGGCATCGCCCACCGCCTGCTCCAGCCGCCGCGCGACCTGTTGCAGCAACAGGTCGCCCGCCTGGTGACCCAGCGTGTCGTTGACCGCCTTGAACCGGTCGAGGTCCATCAGGAACAGCGCGGTCGGGCGATAGGGGCTGACCGATTGCTTGAGCATCGTGTCGAGCGACAGCTTCATCCGCTGGCGATTGGCGAGGCCGGTCAGGCTGTCGAACAGCGCCAGCCGGGTGATCTCCGCCTCGGAGCGGCGCTTTTCGGTCAGGTCCGAGCCCGAGCCGATAAAGCCGCGGAACCGGCCGATGCCGTCGATGATCGGACGGCCCGAGATCGACCACCATCGTTCCGGATCGCCCGCACCCGAATCGACCGCGCAGACGGTATAGTCGGAAAAACTGGTGCGCGAGGCCATGTGGAAGGACAGCGTCCGCTCGGTCCCCGGCGCCGAGGGGTCCATCTGGAACAGATCGGTCAGCAGCCGGCCCTTGCAGGCGAGGCCGGTGGACTGGAGATCCTCGGCCACCTTCCTCGACAGATAGGTCAGGCGCCCGTGCCGATCGGTTTCCCAGAACCAGCCGGTGCCATGTTCCTCGAACTCGGCGATCATCTTGACCGCCTGCTGCCCCTCGCCAAAGGCGCGGGCGCGGGCGTCCGCGACATTATAGTCCAGGCGGCCGACGCGCCGGGCGTTGAGGACCAGGATGATCAGCGGCGGCACCACCGCGCCGAGAATCGGGGCCAGCGGCACCCGCCAGGCCAGCGCCGCGATCACCGCCATGAAGGCGAAGCCGAAGGAATAGCCGATCATCGCCCCGCGCACCGGATGCAGCATCGCGGCGGTCGTCCACATCGCGCAGATCAGCGCCAGCGTCGGCGTCCAGGGGCCGGGGGCATGCTGCGACCCGATGACCAGCGCCAGCAGCGCGGCGGTCGCCAGCGCCACGAGGAAGCCCAGGCCGACCAGATATTGCTTGAGCCGGTAGAAGGGCCATTGGCGCGCCTCGCCACAGGCGAGCACGATGCCGAAGATCAGCGTGCTGCCGACCAGCACGCCGCTCGCAATCTCCTTCTGGACCTGCATCCAGGACGGGTCGTCGCGCAGGCTGAAGCTGAGGACGAGCGCGACCGCGACCAGATTCTGCAGGATCGCCAGCGGCCAGGTCCGGCACAGCGTCTGCAACCGCTTGAGATGCACCTCGACCAGCAGCTCGTCATTGTCCTCGACGAGACCCAGCAAGGCCAGAAACGATAGGCGGTCGGAAGCGGAAGGCATGCGCGAAAGGGGGTCCCGATCGGTGGTCCCCCGTCTTGCCTCAACGAAGTTAAGATAGATTAAAGTTTGGCCGGACGCGAAATGCCGTCATGGCTCCGCTGCGGCGTTGCAAGCCACGCGCCGCTGTCGCACAAGGCGCGCATGACGACCCTGATCCGCGACACCGACCTGATCGAGAGCGTGGCCGACGCGCTCCAGTTCATCAGCTATTACCACCCGATGGATTATATCCGCGCGCTCGGCAAAGCCTATGAGGCGGAGAAGAGCCCGGCGGCCAAGGATGCCATCGCGCAGATCCTGACCAACAGCCGCATGTGCGCGGAGGGGCATCGCCCCATCTGCCAGGATACCGGCATCGTCACCGTCTTCGTCAAATGGGGCCAGGATTGCCGCCTGTCGGGCGACCGGTCGCTGCAGGAAGTGGTCGATGAAGGCGTGCGCCGCGCCTATCTCCACCCGGAGAACAAGTTGCGCGCCTCGATCCTCGCCGACCCCGCCTTCACCCGCCGCAACACCAAGGACAACACGCCTAGCGTCCTCCATGTCGAGATGGTGCCGGGCAACAAGGTCACCGTCGACGTCGCGGCCAAGGGCGGCGGGTCGGAGAACAAGTCCAAGTTCAAGATGATGAACCCGTCCGACTCGATCGTCGACTGGGTGCTGGAAATGGTGCCGCAGATGGGCGCTGGCTGGTGCCCGCCCGGCATGCTCGGCATCGGCATCGGCGGCACCGCCGAAAAGGCTGTGCTGCTCGCCAAGGAATCGCTGATGGGCGCGATCGACATGGGCCAGCTGAAGGAGCGCGGACCCCGCAACGATATCGAGGCGCTGCGCATCGAGCTGTTCGACAAGGTCAATGCGCTGGGCATCGGC
This genomic interval carries:
- a CDS encoding bifunctional diguanylate cyclase/phosphodiesterase; its protein translation is MPSASDRLSFLALLGLVEDNDELLVEVHLKRLQTLCRTWPLAILQNLVAVALVLSFSLRDDPSWMQVQKEIASGVLVGSTLIFGIVLACGEARQWPFYRLKQYLVGLGFLVALATAALLALVIGSQHAPGPWTPTLALICAMWTTAAMLHPVRGAMIGYSFGFAFMAVIAALAWRVPLAPILGAVVPPLIILVLNARRVGRLDYNVADARARAFGEGQQAVKMIAEFEEHGTGWFWETDRHGRLTYLSRKVAEDLQSTGLACKGRLLTDLFQMDPSAPGTERTLSFHMASRTSFSDYTVCAVDSGAGDPERWWSISGRPIIDGIGRFRGFIGSGSDLTEKRRSEAEITRLALFDSLTGLANRQRMKLSLDTMLKQSVSPYRPTALFLMDLDRFKAVNDTLGHQAGDLLLQQVARRLEQAVGDAGLVGRLGGDEFQILLPGTDSRERLAALARVIIDTLSQPYGIQGHDVTIGCSIGIAIAPQDGADSQTLIRNADLGLYAAKGDGRGVHRFYAEAMLEGARSRKRMEEDLRTAIAQNQFRLAYQPVVSTRDEEIVGFEALLRWSHPTQGDISPAQFVPVAEECGLIEQIGEWVLRTACLEAASWPRAARVAVNVSSIQFAKPHLPVLIGQALEQSGLAPSRLELEITESVFLNDDLESQRQFVALKALGVRLALDDFGTGYSSLGYLRHAPFDKIKIDQSFVRGAVGTGSRNAAIIRAIVTLADTLGMETTAEGVELQDEIALIRDLGCSHIQGYVYGKPSGVEEVHRLLGEQGARATPVGMKSHRRPRTKVLRVAQIVSGGATVDVRLRDLSTTGMMIEGLPPAYIVGGAAVGVRLGVNPPLRGYIRWEREGRVGIAFATPLPDDHPWLEVARDEAEPHHRSA
- a CDS encoding DUF3429 domain-containing protein, which produces MAETADARIPPLSLIFGYGPVLVLPIAALAAWAKVPLALLIGQIWGAAILIFLAGVARGLSFFTPGGPHVSQMLTMILRFSLGLLALVAGPATGFALLLIGYASIALTDPWLARWGGAPRHFARLRPPQMLVALAGLAALFWLSLG